DNA sequence from the Halobacterium sp. DL1 genome:
AGTTCGGCGTGGACCGCACGGAGCTCCTCGAGACGCTACGCGCTATCCGCGAGGCGGAGGCTGGCGGCGTCGAAGCGGTCGCGAAACTGATGGAGGACCGCGCATGAACACGGCAGACCAGTACCTCAAGACGATCTTCCTCGTCGAACAGCTCCACGACGGGCCGGCGGCAACCGGCGAACTCGCCGACCGCCTCGGCGTCAGCCCCGCGAGCGTCAACGAGATGATCGGCAAACTCGAAGAGCGCGGCCTCGTCACCCACGAGAAGTACAAGGGCGCGAGCGTCACCGACGACGGCGAGGCGCTCGCCCGCGAGGCGCTCCAGACGTACTGCATCCTCGAGCGCTTCCTCGCGAACGTCCTTGACGTCGATGACTTCCGGGCGGAGGCCCGCCAGCTCGAGCCGGTCATCGACGAGACGGTCGCCGACCGCCTCGACATGATCATCGACCGCGAACCGCAGTGCCCGGACTGCTTCGACGCCGACGAGGACGCGTGCGAACTGCTCGTCGAGGAGCGCGTCGAGGCCGACGACTGACCGCTGCTCGTTCCACGTTCACTCCGTCTGAGTGGGTGTTTTCCCCGTTGGCCGTCTATCCCCCACTATGGACTGCCCGACGTGTGGCAAGACGCTCGCCACCGAGCAAGGAATGCGCCAGCACCACACCAAAGTCCACGCCGACCCTCTTCCCAACCGCACGTGCGACGACTGCGGCGTCGAGTTCTACGACCCGAAGGCACGCCGGACGTACTGTGAGGGCTGCTACTCGGAGAGCGGCAGAAAGAACGGCAACTACGCTGACGCAACAGAGCGAGCGGAGTGTCGACTCTGCGGGAATGCCTTCGAGTACTACCCGTCGAACAAGAACGGTGTCTACTGCTCCGAGTGCGTGGCCAACGCGGACGGCCTGCTCCCCGAGGATGGCTCCCCGGAGACGAAGGTCGAGGTGGCCTGCGAACACTGTGGGTCGACACTGGCGCGGCATCCATCGCGGGTTGAGTCCGCGTCGTACGGTGCGTTCTGTGACCTCGAGTGTTACGGGGAGTGGTTGTCCGAGAACGTCGCCGGGGCGGACCACCACCAGTGGGAGGGTGGAACGATCCCGTACGGCCCCGCGTGGTGGGAGGTTCGCCGGATGGCGCTGGAACGTGACGACTACGAGTGCCAGAACTGTGGTGCCGGAGTCGCAGAACTCGGCCGTAACCCGGACGTCCACCACATCGAACCTGTCCGGGAGTTCGAGGACCCCGAAGAGGCCCACCGGCTGGACAACGTGGTCTGTCTGTGTCGGCCCTGTCACCGCCGCATCGAGGATGGCGACCTTGCCCTCCCCGTCGACAAACCCTGAAGAGCAATCTTATTGTGTGCCAGTCCGCTACCGACTGATGGAGACCCGTCGTGGTGAGTAAACGTTGGGCGTTTACGAACCCCGCGGCGATTTGGATAAAACGAGAAGTCCCGTGGTGTAGCTGGCCAATCATCTGGGCCTTTGGACCGGTGCGGGTTCGCGCGCCGGGAAGTCAGCCCAGGACGGCGGTTCGAATCCGCCCGGGACTATAGTCAAAACGGCACGAATCCTCCATTCCGCGGTGATACGCGGCGCGGGTCCCAGCAATCTGGGACGGAACTTGTGCGACAGAGATCTGTTCCCGGTTCGCGGTCCCGTCGGCCGGCGACGTCGGGGTGGTGCCGACCTCGACGCCGTTGACG
Encoded proteins:
- a CDS encoding transcriptional regulator, encoding MNTADQYLKTIFLVEQLHDGPAATGELADRLGVSPASVNEMIGKLEERGLVTHEKYKGASVTDDGEALAREALQTYCILERFLANVLDVDDFRAEARQLEPVIDETVADRLDMIIDREPQCPDCFDADEDACELLVEERVEADD
- a CDS encoding HNH endonuclease codes for the protein MDCPTCGKTLATEQGMRQHHTKVHADPLPNRTCDDCGVEFYDPKARRTYCEGCYSESGRKNGNYADATERAECRLCGNAFEYYPSNKNGVYCSECVANADGLLPEDGSPETKVEVACEHCGSTLARHPSRVESASYGAFCDLECYGEWLSENVAGADHHQWEGGTIPYGPAWWEVRRMALERDDYECQNCGAGVAELGRNPDVHHIEPVREFEDPEEAHRLDNVVCLCRPCHRRIEDGDLALPVDKP